In one Lolium rigidum isolate FL_2022 unplaced genomic scaffold, APGP_CSIRO_Lrig_0.1 contig_34818_1, whole genome shotgun sequence genomic region, the following are encoded:
- the LOC124681166 gene encoding 60S ribosomal protein L5, mitochondrial — translation MMFPLHFHYEDVLRQDLLLKLNHANVMEVPGLFEIRLVPKAASDFRIPFSKLAMEILCGQRFIQTQRGPYFQAGKSFRSNPFLGSEKDTGYVSDFARQSVLRGHGMYHFLVRILTVMSMLDSPVEIRENSIKFFMETEFCEFSPELEDHFEIFEHIRGFNVTIVTSANTKDETRLYYCGAAFC, via the coding sequence ATGATGTTTCCACTCCATTTTCATTACGAAGATGTATTACGTCAGGATCTGTTGCTCAAACTGAATCACGCCAATGTTATGGAAGTTCCTGGATTGTTTGAAATAAGATTAGTACCAAAAGCTGCCTCTGATTTCAGAATCCCATTTTCCAAATTGGCTATGGAGATTTTGTGCGGTCAGAGATTCATACAGACACAAAGGGGCCCCTATTTTCAAGCAGGAAAGTCGTTTCGATCCAATCCATTCTTGGGGTCCGAAAAAGACACTGGATATGTCAGTGACTTTGCACGACAAAGCGTTCTCCGAGGGCATGGAATGTACCATTTTTTGGTCAGAATCTTGACAGTAATGTCTATGTTAGATTCTCCGGTCGAAATACGGGAAAACTCCATCAAATTCTTTATGGAAACGGAGTTTTGCGAATTCTCCCCGGAACTGGAAGATCATTTCGAGATCTTCGAGCATATTCGAGGGTTCAATGTGACTATTGTCACTTCGGCCAATACAAAAGATGAGACTAGACTTTACTACTGTGGAGCGGCTTTTTGCTAA